The Homo sapiens chromosome 6 genomic scaffold, GRCh38.p14 alternate locus group ALT_REF_LOCI_6 HSCHR6_MHC_QBL_CTG1 nucleotide sequence ACAGCAATGCAGGTGAGGTATGGCGATGGTTTGGACTTCTTGATGAAGGAGATGAGTAGTAGTCAGATTCAAGATATAATTTTAGGGTACAGGTTGATGAATTGGATGTAGAGAAAGAATGAGTAGATTGGGAAAACATTTTCAACACAAATGGCAGATAAAAACTTAATATGCAAAAACACATAAAACTGAGTAAGACAAAGGGCAAACCACCAGTTTGAAAAGCAATTAAATCACAggagagaaaattcaaaatacgattaaacttatgaaaaaatgttcagtctCACTAGTAGTCAGGAAAATACAATTAAAGAAACAGTTAGATACCACTTTTCTCAATagacaaagattaaaaatagctACCGCTTCCAGCACCAGTGCAAGTATGGGGAAGATAGGACTCTCATATCTTCCTGTAGGAATATGAATTATTACAAATTTGGGGAAAAGGAATTAGGTAATATCTATTAacattaaaatacacatttcttttgATCTGGCAGTTCTACTTCTGGAAATCTAtcctagagaaataaaatcctgatCATATATAGAGATGTGTATTGCAGTATCATTTGGCAATGGCAGAATCATTTAGCCAAAGGCAAAAGGTTGGAAACAAGCTAAATGTCTATCTTTAAGGAAATGGTTGAATAAGCAGTAATTCATTCACACTACTGGATGCTGTGCTATTAAAATGTTAGATTGATGTGTTGCCCATGATGTATTGTTAGGCGAAGAAGACAAGTTGCAGAATTATGTATATAGTTTGAccctatttttagaaaaaaattcctacATATActcatatttgcatatatttttatataaacatggATTAAGATGTGGAGAGATTCATAGAAACTTAACACtgtgagtttttaatttttgaagagagAAACTTAATAAAGATTTGAATAGAAAATTTATTGAGACCTAGCTTACAACGTGTATAATCTGTAGTGTGGCATCTCAGGTTTGACTTCCCGGTCTTGGCAAGTGCTCAAGCTTCTGGATGATGATAGATAAGAGTGTCTTTATTCCTGAAACACTAAGATTACAGGCTTGTATTTCTTCAAAACCACAATTGGAACTTCTCAAGTAGAGTGTAGGAACACtagttgtttttttcctattcctGATTGTTTTTAAGGGGGAGAGTAAAGGAATCTCATCAAatataaaactgaatattttgaTCAATTTTTCAgcttattcttttattcctttggaTCCTGTTTTTTCCTTCTATATCTTGTCCCCTTTCTCGGTTCCCTGTATTCACTTCCTTGATATGTCAGTTATAACCTAGGGTGAGAGATATTTAGGGGAAAATGggaaattgcatttttttatttttattttttgagacagagtctcactctgtcgcccaggctggagtgcagtggcacgatctcggctcactgtaacctctgcctcccgggttcaagcaattctcctgcctcagcctcctgagtagctgggactacaggtgtgcaccaccacgcctggctaatttttgtatttttagtagagacgggtttccccatgttggccaggctggtcttgaacttctgatctcatgatctaccctcctcggcctcccaaagtgctggaattacagacatgagccccacacccagccaggaaatTGCATTTTTAATGCACTACTAACTCAGGGAGTCTTTAATTGGGATAGGAGCCGCATTAACTGATTTTACATAAATTGTTTGTTTCctaatattttgtgtttctcATTCAGCTTCATTATCTCTAAACTCacctttctgcttttctttcctaTGTTCTGCTCCTAAATGAAAAATGACTAATTGAATTGACTTCTATTCCATTCTTGTGAACAGGACATTTGACATTTGTATTAGtttatttgcaaaacaaaatttaCTATTGATTTCTTAAGGTAAGTTTCACATTCCTACTTTTATATTGCCACTATCTTagaagtatatatttatgtattttcttaaaattttcatcattttgttAAACATGGTGTCATTTTGATAGCttgtcctttctcccttcctttgttTGGGGTCCTTTAAGATTTCCACATGTGTATCTTTACAGGAGGGTTAACAATTGCTTTAAATTTGTCAGTTTTTCAGTGGCCTTTAGAAAATGGTCCACAGAATTTTTATAGTTggagtattctattgtatgattTACTTGCCTTCAAAGACCTAGTGGGAGTGCAAATGTTTTGACCCCAAGTTAGAAGTTATGGAGAAGATACAGGGAGGTTTCTATAGATCTATCTCTTCTGAATTCTTGCTTCAGTGGGACATACACACAGATATGGAGTCAGCTGAGCTGGGTTGCTGAAGCCTATCTACTGTTTTTTAGTAATTGCCTTGACAAGGTCCCTGCTTCTTACCAGAAATCTGAGAGAAGTTGAATTAGTCATACCCTTCTAAAACCTAgtagtggctgggcacagtggctcacgcctgtaatcccagcactttgggaggctgaggcggtggatcacctgaggtcaggagtttgagaccagcctggacaacatggtgaaaccccatctctactaaaaatacactaattagctgggcttggtggtgcactcctgtaatcccagctacttaggaggctgaggcatgagaatcgcttgaacccaggaggaggaggttgcagtgagccaagatcatgccactgcactccagcctgggtgaagagtgaggaaaaacaaacaagcaaacaaacaacctacTAGTTAGCTGTCACATGGACCAGAGGGGCTATAGGAAAAATGACATGAGAATGATGAAAATCTAATACTTTTAACTATGTGAAAATCTTTCTGGTCAAAAATGTTCCCTGATAACAGCATAATGTATGTAAAAGACATGCCAACAAAGGCTGGTAAAATCTCTAAATGTGTATTTTCCACAGATGACAAAAGCAACTTACAATATTAAAATCCATGTTTAATATCTGTcttcttctctctcactctctctctctctggcaacTCAGTTTTGCTAAACCTGTGCAGCTCATCAAAGACCTGAGGATTCTGTGACTTCTAAAATTAACATAGGCTTCCATACCTGCGGCAGGGCTGTGAGAACACAGTAGACAGCCATACAGTGGATTAGATTGTGCTAGAAGTTATGGAGATACTCTTTTAAGGTTGTGATTGGGTAGCCTGAaacatttatgaaacattttatacTTTGGGCAGAGACTAATGTCtggtttctctccttttttcatcAAACGCCTCCAAAGAATAGCATATCAGTATGAAAAGCTTCCTTGGAAGACATCTAGTTAGTCCAAAGAATTTGATAACTAGAATTATAGACTCTCAGGAAGTCTATTTGGAAGGGACCATAAAGATAACTTATTCCAATTACTCAGCTGTTTCCTGAGTCTCCTCTATGGCATTCTCACTGAATGAGCCTTAAACTCTTGCTTAAACTCTTTGGACCTCCACTTCTCCTTATTACTAAGATAAAATTTGTTACTTTGTACCTTCCATTCACTGATCTCATTTCTTTGGGGCTATACAAAATATTCTAATCCCTTATGAACTTTCACTATTTGAAAGTAATTCTCATTGTTTCCTCATATTTGTCTTCCCAGGGGAATTCTGCAACTTCCTGCACACTTGAGTCTTTCTCTCCTGAAGGCATTTAGTTTATCCACATCCCATGATTGAACTAAATGTATATTCAGGGTGTGGGCTAACCAGCACAGTATTgaacagtataaaaataaaatttctaaaaatgattattttaaaatagactaAAATAAGTTAACTCTGTTGGATGTTTGAAAGGCACATCCCACAACTACTTACTTGTATCTCTATATTCTTCCTGCTTACCTTCCTTCTCCTAGCTTCCTTTCTTTGGAAAGTGCTCTTTAGAAGTTCATTAGTCAGCTCCAAATAGCAACTACAGTGTTCTTTCAGTCCTTATTTTCCTTGAAGTCtcagtcatttttttctcaaaactcTCATCTTCCTTAATTATTGGAACATTCCACTATACAGGTTTTCCTTCTATCTTCCTATCCCTTAGTTAAATTTCttcaatatattacatataacaaACTCAGTCCTTGGACTTCTGCTTTCGTTAGTCCTGTACTTCCTCCTTTGAAGAACTCACTCTTATTGCTTCAATTGTTACCTGTACTCATCTAATTCCAGATATCTCTTGAATGACAAATGTTATTGCTTATCCCCTTAAAACAATTTGTTGTTCCCTCCCTGTCCCCCAAATTAGTTCCTAGTTTGTTTGTTACCTAGTTTCAAAAGTTTTGAAACCattgtttttttcacttttccttaCTCCTATGCAGTCAGTCATCATGAAGTAATgattcttctttgatttttttcctatttattctcTTTCCATTACTTACTCCAAGTACTTCTTAATTAGATTTACTATCtatgatgtttctttttctatcttatttttcaCAATCACATGATacaaccttatttttaaaatgatacaacCTTATTCATTTCACTCTGTGTCTCAAACATTGTAGAATGCTTCCAGCTGCCTGAAGAGTAAAATATAAATTCCTGGCTTGTTTTTCAAATCCTTTTATATTCTCCTTTTCAAAATTATACCCCAGGATGCCTCCCATGAATCTTCCGTAACAGCAAAATTGCCTACTGCACCTGGAGCATGGCACGACAGCCTTTAACCCTTTACCTTTCTTTTACTCTTTGTAATTCACTCAGCATATCAACACCTTATCCATCTGCTGTGACATATTGTATACCACTACTCCCTTCCCCATGAAGTTACCACCTCTACTTTCTCATCCCATGATGGATTATGTTGTCCATCTAAACTTTTTCTAACTtagattttacttaaaaaattgccatgtatacatatatcactATATATGTTATAAGCTACTTGATTGCAGGAGCTTTGACTTGTGTTTTTCTGTACACCCCTTATTGCTAGACCAGTGCCTTGCAAACATTAGGCTTGCCATGAGGAGTTACTGGTTGATTGGTTGGAAAGGCTATCATAGACATACTTGTCAAAGGAAATtactatatatttctttaattaaaatgttttacttcAGAAAGTATCCAGTCTTTCTTGACGGAATCATATACGTCTTaacttataaaacaaatatttggaaactgagGTTTGTGGCTGAGAGATTAAAAAGGGTGAAACTTCTGAAGAGCAGAAACTGTGATATGAAGATGAAAGGGATTTTATAATTGTAATCTGTTTAGGCAATGGCTGGGATATGGTTTGTATCTGGAGTATGGGAATCATAATAATCACTTGTCTTATgggcctttaaaaaatttatccttACTCTTCCACTTTTTTGTTGTACTTCCTTCCTGTATTTGCCTTCGCCCTTTTCGAGCCTTTTGATTTTTCACCATTGATTTCTGATTCTCTCTTTCCTTTAACTTTGTCCTTTCCTTTGTCACCTTTTGTGTTTTtgtcacctttttcttttttatttggatctttctctgcatctctctccttttctttatcATTATTTCCTTTATCCTCAaaactctccttcttttcttGGGCTTCCTGTCCTTTTAGTACACCTGACTCACTCTTCTTTACTTGGGATTCCAGTGTTTCTGGTACACTCACCTCAGTGTTCTTTACTTGGGATTCTGGTCCTTTCAGTACACCTGCCTCACTCTTCTTTTCTTGGACCTCTTGTTCCTTTGGCAcatctgcctcagtcttctctaCTTGGCCTTCTTGTCCTTTTGGTACCTTCAACTCACTCTTCTCTACCTGGGCTTCCTGTCCTTTCAGTACAACTGACTCCCTCTTCTTTACCTGGGCTTCCTGTCCCTTTGAGACACCAGACTGACTCTTCTTTACTTGGGATTCCTGTCTTCTTGGCACACCCATCTCACTCTTCTCTACCTGGGCTTCCTGTCCTTTCAGTACAACCAACCCACTCTTCGTTACTTGGGCTTCTTGTCCTTTTGGGACACCTGACTCACTCTTCTTTACTTGGGACTCCTGTCCTCTTGGTACATCTGACACACTTTTCTTTATTTGGGCTCCCTGTCCTTGTGGTATACTCATCTCACTGATTTTTAGTTGGGTTTCCTGTCTTTTTGGTATTCCAGCGTCACTGTCTACCTTGACCTCCATTCCTATTTTGTCTTTCTCTAAATCAgtgccttttccttctctttctggcTCCTTTATGTGTGCTGATTTCAAGGATTCTACAGAATTCGTAAATATGATGTCATTCTTTAGtgcttccttgttttcttctcGGCTATTCTGAGACCTTGCAGTGCCTCCACATTTTAGAATCTGGATTTTGGAACAAGATTTTTTTGCAAGTTCTTCATCCATGTAACCTGTTAATATAACTGAGCATACAACAAAAGGGCGTGATTTAGatatcaagtattttctctttatttctatttttttccccttgataCTGGTTCCTTTTTTGTCTTAAAACTGACAAACTAAAATTTTTCTGAATCTCAAGTTATCTAAAATGATGGTTCTCtgtacataaaattataaaagtatcgATAAAATTCTGGACTATTTTCAATAATTTGGAAGATTAATGAGAGAAAAGGTAAAATGTACTGTAAATGAACTGACATTTGTTCAGTGGATTATGGCTAATGAATAATGCTTAGTGGCTAACAGAGGATGTATtctgaaaagaaatagaatttgttttaaggaaaaattGTGGGAGGAAGCAATAATTATATTTCtcaagacagaaaaaggaaactcAAAAATGCTTTCCATATTGAATAAAAGCATATCTTATTATGCAAAAGTAATAACAGTACTAGCTGATAATTATTAAGTGCTTACCACATACCAAGTACTCACTGCTCTAAGCACTTTATGTATTAAATCATTTGATACTCACAACAACCAGGTAGGGTattattaacctcattttacagatgaagaaactgaggcacagaatgcTTAAATGAATATGAATAAGGTTATGTAATCAGtaggtggtggagctgggatttgaatctgaGTAGTCAGACTCCAGTGTTCAGTTTTGATCATTACTGTAGACTACTTCTTGCAATATCTGCAAACTCTGCAAAAATTTCAGGTCCTTTGATCATGTTCAGGTAAATCAGCTGTTACGTCTCAATTCCTGTGTGATTTAACAAACCTGAATTTATTGGCTTCTGCtaggtattttttatttgcttttgttttttttaagtaatatggTTCCCTGaattaagtaaaagaaatatctgagCCACCAAGGAATTGTGTGGGTTCTTGCCGTGGAGCAGAGGGATGTCTTGCTTTGAGAaaatctaatatttaatatttactatagTAGAAAGAATACTGAATATAAAAGCTGAATCAGAAGActtgggctgggggcagtggctcacacttgtaatcccagcaccttgggaggccaaagtgggcggatcacttgaggttgggagttggagaccagcctggccaacatggtgaaacctgatctctactaaaaatacaaaaattagccaggcatggtggcacacacctgtaaccccagctactcatgaggctgaggcaggagaatcgcttgaacccgggaggcaggggttgcagtgggctgggattgcaccactgcactccagtctaggtgacagagcgatactccatctcacacacacacacacacacacaaaaaaaaaagaagacctagGTTTATTATTCCTGCTAGCTGGGTTTAATGGGTTTATTAAGGTAAATCAGTTAATCCTCAAAGATTCactgtttttatatttagtttgATCTGCTCACTTTGTAGAGTTACTAAATATTGTAGACAAATGTTAAAGTAACATAGCCTTTGGAGACAGactggttcaaatcctgcctccgCACCTGCCTAGCTGGGTGACCTTTGGCAAACTTTActttctgtctgtaaaatgggggcaatAGTAGTAGCTACCTCAAAGAGGTGTTATGAGATTAAATAATGTTATCTAAATAAAAGCACTTGGTACAGTGCATGGGACATaagtagtcaataaatattggcCATTACTACTTCCCAATGAGATAGTACAGGAAAAAACTCTCTAATTCAATCAAGACAAGGCATTCTTAGTTTCCAACAAATAATTTACAGGAGTGGTTAATTGTATTAcaggaaaatttcttttttttttttttttttgagatggagtttcgctcttgttgcccaggctggagtgcaatggcacgatctcggctcaccgcaacctttgcctcccgagttcaagggattctcctgcctcagcctcccaagtagctgggattacaggcatgtgccaccacacccggctaattttgtatttttagtagagatggggtttctccatgttggtcaggctggtcttgaactcctgacctcaggtgatccacctgcctcggcctcccaaagtgctgggattacaggcgtgagccaccacacccagccaattacAGGAAAATTTCTTGCTTAAAAGTGAATTATTGGACTTTTCGTTTTTTACATTTAGGGTTTGATGTTTGAAAAATTGGCATACACATAACTTCAGAATTTTATCAATTATAAAAATGAGGCACACCTGTATTAGATAAGAAACTAATTATAAATCAAAAGAGTTGTTGTagttcagtgttttcttttattattttcagctgttgacatccaaataaaaataacattaggaAAATTACAGTAATGTTTTCTGAACCTTTTTGTATATGTCCCCACCTAGAGTTCTTCATTAAAATATGGTTACTGACATTTTATTCTAGACAATCAATTTTCAGTTTCCTAATGAAAATCAGTGGTAATATATTTCAAGCATTGCTAAATTGAGAAAAATAGTTCAGAATATTTTGATCTTCGACAGTGCTACCAGTggacactgttttgttttgttttgtttaggggTATGGTGGTGTGGAATGGTAAGATCATGCTCCGCTGAAGTTTCTAACCTTAAGAATTTCATGGAATGTACTCCTCACATAAGCTGATTTTCCTTAAGCTatgaatatttttagttttactatCCCTTGGGGGTAATTATTTGCTACTGTGTGTAATACTTCATGACTCATTTTAACCTAAATTTACCTTCTAAATTATATAGGCTTTGTAAACCAAAATTAAGTATTATAGGATTTCCTGAAGCACCCAGTGTTTATTCTAGCTACACCTTTCCtaatttcacagaattaaaaaactttttattctttctcccaCTACACTGAAAAATACCTCTAGTTACTTCTAATAGAATCTTCATAcccttattttaatatatttgctgTCATCTTTTAAATCTTGAATTTAATTAACATAGATTAGATTTACAGGATTTATTTTTGAGTAATCTAGCTATCCCATAAAGTGAGGTTcacttttatttcaactttgcATTGCAGAAGTAAGCCACAAATCATTATTCCACCACATTCTaagttcttttcttccttctcccagaTTTCAAGATAGTTCATACATCTTTTCCTTCTCTTGGACCTCATAATCATCTAACACATACAGTGTAAATCTTCATAATATAAAGACTTGGAAGCCCTGGCTGCAAGTACATTTATTGCAGGCAGTAGCCCATACTACAAAATTTTAATACAATCAAAAGATTTAATCAAGACTTTGGGGATCATCATAATATATTCAAGctgaataaaaagtaattattaaaatttttaaattggattaatttttgttaaagctAAAAGATATCATGAAATAGCTATCACATTAACAATTCTATCTAAATGATACTTAACATAGAAAATAGAATGTGGGCTTTATTAGGAAACTAATCTTAGGTTCTTAATCCAGTGGTTGTCAGGGAGAGCACAATTGGATCTAGACTGTAAAAGATCTATTCAGTATCAGAGGGATAAATCATTATAGTTCTCAGGCtatgaattacattttaaaagatcatatACTTATTAGTTGAATGAGGAGGTGAGAAATAAGAGACTCAGTTTGCTGGGATGatgatgtttgttggtttaatctatcttaaacctttctttgaaCATTGACTTAAACCTTAACctcctttttctaaaaatatcaaCTGGGGccgatgcagtggctcacacctgtaatcctagcactttgggaggctgagatgggaggatcgcttgaggccaggagttcgaggccagcctgggcaacatagtgagaccccatctctatttttttaaaaaaatagaaaaacaatcaatTGGGAAAAATGTGTTTGAAAGAGTATATCAATAAGAATATGtcttttacaaaaaattttttaaaagattaaacagatttttctctggcaacttaaaaaattagtattcattaaaaatttattaccTCTGGGAAGAGACTTGGCCTGTGATCCCTTCTCAGAGcccttgtattagtcagggttcttctgAGTCAAGTTGACATACAACATCAATCATCAgagcccaccttttttttttgtaagagaaaCTCACAAGATCACAGTCCTATCACTTTTTCTATGTGAGGAGAGCATTTGAGGGATGTTGGCGCATTATAATTATTCTGAATGCATA carries:
- the TSBP1 gene encoding testis-expressed basic protein 1 isoform X2, with the translated sequence MTVLEITLAVILTLLGLAILAILLTRWARRKQSEMYISRYSSEQSARLLDYEDGRDFSSQRSKRGRGSRHAYSTQSDTSYDNRERSKRDYTPSTNSLVSMASKFSLGQTELILLLMCFILALSRSSIGSIKCLQTTEEPPSRTAGAMMQFTAPIPGATGPIKLSQKTIVQTLGPIVQYPGSNAGPPSAPRGPPMAPIIISQRTASQLAAPIIISQRTARQRHWYLSEEKWNCQQRIIRIPQVHTMDSSGKITLTPVVILTGYMDEELAKKSCSKIQILKCGGTARSQNSREENKEALKNDIIFTNSVESLKSAHIKEPEREGKGTDLEKDKIGMEVKVDSDAGIPKRQETQLKISEMSIPQGQGAQIKKSVSDVPRGQESQVKKSESGVPKGQEAQVTKSGLVVLKGQEAQVEKSEMGVPRRQESQVKKSQSGVSKGQEAQVKKRESVVLKGQEAQVEKSELKVPKGQEGQVEKTEADVPKEQEVQEKKSEAGVLKGPESQVKNTEVSVPETLESQVKKSESGVLKGQEAQEKKESFEDKGNNDKEKERDAEKDPNKKEKGDKNTKGDKGKDKVKGKRESEINGEKSKGSKRAKANTGRKYNKKVEE
- the TSBP1 gene encoding testis-expressed basic protein 1 isoform a (isoform a is encoded by transcript variant 1; The RefSeq protein has 2 substitutions compared to this genomic sequence); the encoded protein is MTVLEITLAVILTLLGLAILAILLTRWARCKQSEMYISRYSSEQSARLLDYEDGRGSRHAYSTQSDTSYDNRERSKRDYTPSTNSLVSMASKFSLGQTELILLLMCFILALSRSSIGSIKCLQTTEEPPSRTAGAMMQFTAPIPGATGPIKLSQKTIVQTPGPIVQYPGSNAGPPSAPRGPPMAPIIISQRTARIPQVHTMDSSGKITLTPVVILTGYMDEELAKKSCSKIQILKCGGTARSQNSREENKEALKNDIIFTNSVESLKSAHIKEPEREGKGTDLEKDKIGMEVKVDSDAGIPKRQETQLKISEMSIPQGQGAQIKKSVSDVPRGQESQVKKSESGVPKGQEAQVTKSGLVVLKGQEAQVEKSEMGVPRRQESQVKKSQSGVSKGQEAQVKKRESVVLKGQEAQVEKSELKVPKGQEGQVEKTEADVPKEQEVQEKKSEAGVLKGPESQVKNTEVSVPETLESQVKKSESGVLKGQEAQEKKESFEDKGNNDKEKERDAEKDPNKKEKGDKNTKGDKGKDKVKGKRESEINGEKSKGSKRAKANTGRKYNKKVEE
- the TSBP1 gene encoding testis-expressed basic protein 1 isoform c (isoform c is encoded by transcript variant 3; The RefSeq protein has 2 substitutions compared to this genomic sequence); translation: MTVLEITLAVILTLLGLAILAILLTRWARCKQSEMYISRYSSEQSARLLDYEDGRGSRHAYSTQSERSKRDYTPSTNSLALSRSSIALPQGSMSSIKCLQTTEEPPSRTAGAMMQFTAPIPGATGPIKLSQKTIVQTPGPIVQYPGSNAGPPSAPRGPPMAPIIISQRTASQLAAPIRIPQVHTMDSSGKITLTPVVILTGYMDEELAKKSCSKIQILKCGGTARSQNSREENKEALKNDIIFTNSVESLKSAHIKEPEREGKGTDLEKDKIGMEVKVDSDAGIPKRQETQLKISEMSIPQGQGAQIKKSVSDVPRGQESQVKKSESGVPKGQEAQVTKSGLVVLKGQEAQVEKSEMGVPRRQESQVKKSQSGVSKGQEAQVKKRESVVLKGQEAQVEKSELKVPKGQEGQVEKTEADVPKEQEVQEKKSEAGVLKGPESQVKNTEVSVPETLESQVKKSESGVLKGQEAQEKKESFEDKGNNDKEKERDAEKDPNKKEKGDKNTKGDKGKDKVKGKRESEINGEKSKGSKRAKANTGRKYNKKVEE
- the TSBP1 gene encoding testis-expressed basic protein 1 isoform X1, which translates into the protein MMQFTAPIPGATGPIKLSQKTIVQTLGPIVQYPGSNVRSHPHTITGPPSAPRGPPMAPIIISQRTASQLAAPIIISQRTARQRHWYLSEEKWNCQQRIIRIPQVHTMDSSGKITLTPVVILTGYMDEELAKKSCSKIQILKCGGTARSQNSREENKEALKNDIIFTNSVESLKSAHIKEPEREGKGTDLEKDKIGMEVKVDSDAGIPKRQETQLKISEMSIPQGQGAQIKKSVSDVPRGQESQVKKSESGVPKGQEAQVTKSGLVVLKGQEAQVEKSEMGVPRRQESQVKKSQSGVSKGQEAQVKKRESVVLKGQEAQVEKSELKVPKGQEGQVEKTEADVPKEQEVQEKKSEAGVLKGPESQVKNTEVSVPETLESQVKKSESGVLKGQEAQEKKESFEDKGNNDKEKERDAEKDPNKKEKGDKNTKGDKGKDKVKGKRESEINGEKSKGSKRAKANTGRKYNKKVEE
- the TSBP1 gene encoding testis-expressed basic protein 1 isoform b (isoform b is encoded by transcript variant 2; The RefSeq protein has 2 substitutions compared to this genomic sequence), whose product is MTVLEITLAVILTLLGLAILAILLTRWARCKQSEMYISRYSSEQSARLLDYEDGRGSRHAYSTQSDTSYDNRERSKRDYTPSTNSLALSRSSIALPQGSMSSIKCLQTTEEPPSRTAGAMMQFTAPIPGATGPIKLSQKTIVQTPGPIVQYPGSNAGPPSAPRGPPMAPIIISQRTASQLAAPIIISQRTARIPQVHTMDSSGKITLTPVVILTGYMDEELAKKSCSKIQILKCGGTARSQNSREENKEALKNDIIFTNSVESLKSAHIKEPEREGKGTDLEKDKIGMEVKVDSDAGIPKRQETQLKISEMSIPQGQGAQIKKSVSDVPRGQESQVKKSESGVPKGQEAQVTKSGLVVLKGQEAQVEKSEMGVPRRQESQVKKSQSGVSKGQEAQVKKRESVVLKGQEAQVEKSELKVPKGQEGQVEKTEADVPKEQEVQEKKSEAGVLKGPESQVKNTEVSVPETLESQVKKSESGVLKGQEAQEKKESFEDKGNNDKEKERDAEKDPNKKEKGDKNTKGDKGKDKVKGKRESEINGEKSKGSKRAKANTGRKYNKKVEE